Proteins encoded together in one Lysinibacter cavernae window:
- a CDS encoding zf-HC2 domain-containing protein, which produces MSESPELRNYLKKLGASWDEAEDIVAQTFEIYLTQSLAGKEPHTNPKSYLFTIAKRQLFKIWNDKSPTVSVEQDYVEVSTPFIDTATEKLEKTLVGAAFTMLQPIDQKIVWMLLVQQRSAQETADALGYQVNNTRTRFHRAKQTFRENYLKLYSESTSDPACKDTSELLSRYVLGSAPESHRRKLHAHLEQCERCTRVLSELTDEAASIQRIPIIIWAPVGASGLLATSMISGGTSAKAAAMSLLAQKLLIGGVGAALVTAGIVMIATSQGEQSTALEQPAPTASASAQATAEPTINPAPVPATEETRPQQRAAPYSVPEVPDKLLAVTPELTQLDTPLPGKTEAWSMSAQNVTSTYELPIFLEIRGVEQSDSDETLYLTLKSDSGEIVSNLPIAEALGHSVKVSTINPNESVSVSGELSRPLSDSDQSLSANMDFRFSSEATLPDIDDETNPPPQKHQPPSDRPGTNPPGADRDGGQGLTLTGQSVTSFVTIGLGLLLLGYALIRRRRDTGETKPL; this is translated from the coding sequence TTGTCTGAATCTCCCGAGTTGCGCAACTACCTCAAGAAACTCGGTGCTTCGTGGGACGAGGCCGAGGACATTGTCGCGCAAACTTTCGAGATCTATCTCACTCAATCGCTGGCGGGTAAAGAACCGCATACGAATCCCAAAAGCTATCTCTTCACTATCGCAAAACGGCAGCTCTTCAAGATTTGGAACGACAAATCCCCAACCGTATCCGTTGAACAGGATTACGTTGAGGTATCCACTCCGTTCATTGATACGGCCACGGAAAAGCTCGAAAAGACGCTCGTCGGGGCTGCCTTTACGATGCTCCAGCCAATAGATCAGAAAATCGTCTGGATGCTGCTGGTCCAACAGCGCTCGGCACAAGAAACGGCCGACGCGCTCGGCTACCAGGTCAACAACACGCGCACGAGGTTTCACCGGGCGAAGCAGACCTTCCGCGAAAATTACCTGAAATTGTATTCAGAGTCGACCTCAGATCCCGCATGCAAAGACACTTCCGAGCTGCTATCCCGATACGTTCTCGGGTCGGCGCCTGAGTCGCACCGCCGCAAGCTCCACGCTCACCTTGAACAGTGTGAGCGTTGCACCCGAGTTCTCTCCGAACTCACAGATGAAGCGGCCAGCATCCAGCGCATCCCAATCATCATCTGGGCTCCGGTCGGCGCAAGCGGACTCCTCGCTACTTCCATGATCTCCGGGGGAACATCAGCCAAAGCCGCAGCGATGTCGCTGCTTGCACAGAAGCTGCTCATTGGCGGTGTCGGCGCGGCCCTCGTCACAGCGGGCATTGTCATGATTGCCACTTCGCAAGGCGAGCAGTCAACGGCGCTCGAGCAGCCTGCCCCAACGGCTTCGGCGTCAGCCCAAGCCACAGCGGAGCCAACAATCAATCCGGCTCCAGTTCCTGCCACAGAAGAAACCCGGCCGCAGCAGCGCGCGGCGCCATACTCGGTGCCCGAAGTTCCGGACAAACTGCTCGCAGTGACTCCAGAACTCACTCAGCTAGACACTCCGCTCCCCGGCAAAACCGAGGCTTGGAGCATGAGCGCCCAAAACGTGACATCCACTTACGAACTTCCAATATTCCTCGAGATACGCGGCGTCGAGCAAAGCGACAGCGACGAGACTCTGTACCTCACGCTCAAGTCCGACAGCGGAGAAATTGTCTCAAACCTGCCGATCGCTGAGGCCTTGGGGCACTCCGTCAAGGTTTCCACAATCAACCCGAATGAATCAGTGAGCGTTTCCGGAGAGCTGTCTCGTCCGCTATCCGACAGCGACCAATCACTCTCGGCGAACATGGACTTCCGATTCAGCTCAGAGGCGACGTTGCCGGATATCGATGACGAAACAAATCCTCCCCCGCAGAAGCATCAGCCACCGAGCGATCGTCCTGGCACAAATCCGCCCGGTGCAGACCGTGATGGAGGCCAAGGACTTACTCTCACGGGGCAATCCGTCACCAGCTTTGTCACAATCGGCCTTGGCCTTCTGTTGCTCGGCTACGCGCTCATTCGACGTCGACGCGACACCGGCGAAACGAAACCACTCTAA
- a CDS encoding lipid II:glycine glycyltransferase FemX has product MTLRVDQCTDRVLWDEAVNLHDGNPLQLWGWGQTKAEHNWTVERLLVHDGDELIGSAQVLFRSLPWPLRSLAYIARGPQTIPGRSSDVLAQVESFVRSRGAVVLSIEPDWDADSEPATRLVADGWRFTDNTILIPRTLILDLNKSEDELQAAMSKKTRQYIRKSAKEALEFRRVTRDELGKCLAVYRQTAERAHFGIHVDEYYFDVFDNLGDASPVFAAFQGESVVAFLWLAASDSTAFELYGGMNDDGQRLKANYNLKWTAITAMKQQGITRYDFNGLLNDGVSQFKFGFADHENMLAGTWDKPLNGWYGFYSKALPFARRTLSKLRGLLKGK; this is encoded by the coding sequence ATGACTCTTCGCGTTGACCAGTGCACCGACCGCGTCCTGTGGGACGAAGCGGTGAACCTCCACGACGGCAACCCGCTGCAGCTTTGGGGCTGGGGACAGACCAAAGCGGAGCATAACTGGACGGTCGAACGTCTTCTCGTGCACGATGGTGACGAACTCATTGGTTCGGCCCAGGTGCTCTTCCGCTCGCTTCCTTGGCCACTCCGTTCGTTGGCTTACATCGCCCGTGGTCCGCAAACAATTCCGGGCCGTTCGTCCGATGTCTTGGCACAGGTTGAGTCGTTCGTTCGCTCTCGAGGCGCTGTTGTGCTCAGTATCGAACCCGATTGGGATGCAGATTCCGAGCCAGCGACCCGCCTCGTGGCCGACGGCTGGCGATTTACCGATAACACCATTCTCATCCCGCGCACGCTGATCCTCGATCTCAACAAATCCGAGGACGAATTACAAGCGGCTATGTCGAAGAAGACTCGACAGTACATTCGGAAGTCGGCAAAAGAGGCGCTTGAATTTCGCAGGGTGACGCGCGACGAGCTTGGCAAATGTCTTGCAGTCTATCGCCAGACCGCGGAGCGTGCACATTTCGGCATCCACGTTGACGAGTACTACTTCGACGTTTTCGATAATCTTGGGGATGCTTCTCCCGTGTTTGCAGCGTTCCAGGGCGAATCTGTTGTTGCCTTCCTGTGGCTCGCGGCGAGTGATTCGACCGCGTTTGAGTTGTACGGCGGCATGAACGACGACGGTCAGCGCTTAAAAGCAAACTACAACCTGAAGTGGACCGCGATTACGGCGATGAAGCAGCAGGGAATTACTCGCTACGACTTCAACGGCCTGCTCAACGACGGTGTCTCGCAGTTCAAATTCGGTTTTGCCGACCACGAGAACATGTTGGCTGGTACGTGGGATAAGCCTCTCAACGGTTGGTATGGCTTCTACTCGAAGGCACTCCCGTTCGCCCGCCGCACACTGAGCAAGCTGCGCGGTCTCCTCAAAGGCAAATAA
- a CDS encoding ATP-dependent helicase, with product MTLPPLFEESASDDFTAGLNPGQKRAVEYRGPALLIVAGAGSGKTRVLTHRIASLIQSREAWPSQILAITFTNKAAAEMRERVEQLLGQASEGMWISTFHSACVRILRREAERFGYLKSFTIYDSADSRALIKRIIKGLDLDHLGLTPAGVASRISGLKNELTDVDAFARTANLSDPRDQAFLEVFRKYTQELNRAHAFDFDDLIGQVVYLFRSFPEIAALYQRRFRHILVDEYQDTNHAQYALIRELTRPVSPEVVAAAAFEYAPRDIAADGSIPGASLTVVGDSDQSIYAFRGADIRNIVEFEKDYPGAEVVLLEQNYRSTQNILSAANAVISNNFDRKEKKLWTAIGEGEKITGFTGYSGHDEARFIADEINELHNKGFGYRDMAVFYRTNAQTRALEEIFIREGIPYRVLGGTKFYERAEIKDAIAYLITVANPYDEYALRRILNAPKRGIGPMTEAQLSGFAEDQQVSFRDAMRRAGELGFGPKVRTAILNLSGILDHATSMALSGEVVDDDRDDLNPDPAAAPPAQDANVKVTPVSDILDYLMKQTGYLELLRNSKDPQDEARAENIDELLAVTKEFSRNNPTGTLVDFLTEVSLVAAADDLDSTSGTVSLMTLHTAKGLEYRAVFITGVEEGLLPHQMSADEAGGPSEERRLFYVGITRAREKLYLSLAMTRSQYGEVSVAMPSRFLQEIPADLIAWRQSPGMVTSRGGTQPRALNAQRGGQGSGFGGSNSYARRSTEPTSSVGFGAGGGSSAAVSEPASGNMRSSLDKWREAKKARAAAARGELPGESSTASLFPNTITGQVRDNGDLELQRGDRIRHTDFGEGRVDDVTGVGTKRIAHVTFDQVGNKKLLIKIAPIEKLDDSETE from the coding sequence ATGACTCTGCCTCCCTTGTTCGAAGAATCCGCCTCAGACGACTTCACAGCAGGTCTCAACCCTGGGCAAAAGCGTGCTGTTGAGTACCGTGGCCCTGCCCTGCTCATTGTGGCCGGCGCCGGTTCTGGCAAAACTCGGGTGCTGACGCATCGCATCGCGAGCCTCATTCAGTCGCGTGAAGCCTGGCCGAGCCAAATCCTTGCCATCACCTTCACCAATAAGGCCGCTGCCGAAATGCGCGAGCGTGTTGAACAGCTTCTTGGGCAGGCTTCAGAGGGAATGTGGATCTCAACCTTCCACTCTGCGTGCGTTCGCATTCTTCGTCGCGAGGCCGAACGATTTGGATACCTCAAGAGTTTCACCATCTACGATTCCGCCGACTCGCGTGCGCTCATTAAGCGCATCATCAAAGGCCTTGACCTTGACCACTTGGGTCTTACCCCCGCCGGTGTTGCAAGCAGAATCTCGGGGCTCAAGAATGAGCTCACCGATGTTGACGCCTTCGCTCGCACTGCCAACCTCTCAGATCCCCGAGACCAGGCGTTCCTTGAGGTGTTCCGTAAATACACCCAAGAGCTTAACCGCGCGCACGCTTTTGACTTCGACGATCTCATTGGCCAGGTTGTGTACCTATTCAGGTCATTCCCCGAAATTGCGGCACTGTATCAGCGCCGATTTCGTCATATTCTTGTTGACGAATACCAAGACACCAACCACGCTCAATACGCGCTTATTCGTGAACTCACACGGCCTGTTTCGCCTGAGGTAGTCGCCGCTGCGGCATTTGAATATGCCCCGAGAGACATAGCTGCAGACGGCTCGATTCCCGGCGCGAGTCTCACCGTCGTTGGCGACTCCGACCAGTCTATTTATGCGTTCCGCGGTGCGGATATCCGCAACATCGTTGAGTTTGAAAAGGACTACCCAGGCGCCGAGGTTGTCCTGCTTGAGCAGAACTATCGGTCAACGCAAAACATCCTGAGTGCTGCCAACGCGGTCATCTCAAATAACTTCGATCGCAAAGAGAAAAAGCTCTGGACCGCCATCGGCGAGGGCGAAAAAATCACTGGGTTCACTGGTTACTCTGGGCATGACGAGGCGAGATTCATCGCCGACGAAATCAACGAGCTGCACAATAAGGGCTTCGGCTATCGTGACATGGCGGTGTTCTACCGCACCAACGCGCAGACGCGCGCGCTCGAAGAGATTTTCATCCGCGAGGGCATCCCCTATCGTGTGCTCGGCGGAACGAAGTTCTACGAACGCGCCGAAATTAAGGATGCGATCGCCTACCTCATCACGGTGGCTAACCCGTACGACGAGTACGCGCTGCGTCGCATCCTCAACGCCCCAAAGCGGGGCATCGGGCCGATGACCGAGGCTCAGCTCTCCGGTTTTGCCGAAGACCAGCAGGTTTCGTTCCGCGATGCCATGCGCCGCGCGGGCGAGCTCGGCTTTGGGCCAAAGGTCCGCACGGCCATCCTCAACCTCTCAGGAATCTTGGACCACGCCACAAGCATGGCGCTTTCGGGCGAGGTTGTTGATGACGACCGTGACGACCTCAACCCAGACCCGGCGGCGGCCCCACCTGCGCAAGACGCAAACGTCAAGGTCACGCCGGTCAGCGACATCCTCGATTACCTCATGAAGCAGACCGGCTACCTCGAGCTACTGCGCAACAGCAAAGATCCGCAAGACGAGGCCCGTGCCGAGAACATTGACGAATTGCTGGCGGTCACCAAAGAATTTAGCCGCAATAACCCAACCGGCACGCTCGTTGACTTCCTCACCGAGGTCTCTCTGGTAGCAGCTGCCGACGACCTCGATTCGACGAGCGGGACGGTGTCGCTCATGACGCTGCACACGGCAAAGGGGCTCGAATACCGGGCTGTATTTATCACCGGCGTTGAAGAGGGCCTGCTTCCGCACCAGATGTCGGCCGACGAGGCCGGCGGCCCATCCGAAGAACGACGACTGTTCTACGTTGGCATCACCCGTGCCCGCGAAAAGCTGTACCTCTCACTTGCGATGACTCGCTCTCAGTACGGCGAAGTGTCGGTTGCCATGCCAAGCCGGTTCCTGCAAGAGATTCCTGCGGACCTCATCGCCTGGCGCCAGTCGCCCGGCATGGTGACCAGTCGCGGAGGCACCCAACCGCGCGCGCTTAACGCGCAGCGTGGTGGCCAGGGTTCGGGCTTTGGCGGTTCAAACAGTTACGCGCGTCGCAGCACCGAGCCCACGTCCTCCGTTGGTTTTGGCGCTGGCGGAGGCTCGTCTGCCGCTGTCTCAGAGCCGGCATCCGGAAACATGCGCAGCAGCCTTGATAAGTGGCGTGAAGCGAAAAAGGCTCGCGCTGCCGCAGCCCGCGGTGAGCTTCCCGGTGAATCCTCAACGGCATCCTTGTTCCCCAACACGATTACGGGGCAGGTCCGTGATAATGGCGATCTTGAACTGCAGCGGGGCGACCGTATCCGGCACACCGACTTTGGTGAGGGCCGCGTCGACGACGTTACCGGCGTTGGCACAAAGCGAATTGCTCATGTCACCTTCGATCAGGTTGGCAACAAAAAGCTACTTATCAAGATCGCGCCGATCGAGAAGCTTGACGACTCCGAAACCGAGTGA
- a CDS encoding glycerophosphodiester phosphodiesterase family protein, which produces MPLPAPHLPATRPLIIGHRGASGYRPEHTREAYELAIEQGADALEPDLVATRDGVLVIRHENEISTTTNVSEHPEFESRRTTKTIDGVEFDGWFTEDFTWAELSTLRARERLGDRRPQSAAYNDQFPILRFTDLLGLLDAAASRGKPIILVAEIKHASYFEAEGLSLDALFADELARCGWADPRKQADLLVVESFERRVLTQIRRRGIGGKLVYLVEDSGAPADEVAFLGQNALPYASSLTEDGLAGLARGTATHVPVQGVSVPKRLLIGDRGPVMLDRHVIDRVHDHGLELYTWTLRPENAFLHRGFRSAAGKNDYGDWEQEFELLMRSGVDGVFCDHPDLAVRVLGSNSRASVSPSP; this is translated from the coding sequence ATGCCTCTGCCTGCGCCCCATCTCCCAGCAACGCGTCCACTGATCATCGGGCATCGAGGGGCCAGCGGCTATCGGCCGGAGCACACCAGAGAGGCTTATGAGCTGGCCATCGAACAGGGTGCGGATGCGCTCGAGCCTGACCTCGTGGCGACTCGTGATGGGGTGCTCGTTATCCGGCATGAGAACGAGATCTCGACGACCACCAATGTGTCCGAGCATCCAGAGTTTGAGTCGCGCCGCACGACAAAAACGATTGACGGTGTTGAGTTTGATGGCTGGTTTACCGAGGACTTTACCTGGGCCGAACTTTCTACGTTGCGGGCTCGCGAACGCCTGGGGGATCGTCGACCGCAGAGCGCGGCTTATAACGATCAGTTCCCAATCCTTCGATTCACCGATCTCCTCGGTCTCCTGGATGCGGCCGCCTCACGAGGTAAGCCCATCATCCTGGTCGCCGAGATAAAGCACGCCTCATATTTTGAGGCAGAGGGGCTTTCACTTGATGCGTTGTTTGCCGATGAGCTTGCCCGCTGTGGATGGGCAGACCCCAGAAAGCAAGCAGATCTGTTGGTCGTAGAATCCTTCGAGCGGCGTGTGCTGACTCAAATTCGGCGGCGAGGCATTGGCGGCAAGCTTGTCTATCTTGTTGAGGATTCCGGCGCTCCAGCCGACGAAGTCGCCTTCCTCGGTCAGAATGCGTTGCCGTACGCCTCCTCGTTGACCGAGGACGGCCTCGCTGGCCTTGCCCGTGGGACTGCAACGCATGTGCCGGTTCAGGGGGTGAGCGTACCAAAGCGTTTGCTGATCGGTGACCGAGGACCTGTTATGTTAGATCGTCACGTTATCGACCGCGTGCACGACCACGGCCTTGAACTGTATACCTGGACGTTGCGACCAGAGAACGCATTTTTGCATCGCGGGTTCAGGTCAGCCGCTGGAAAAAACGATTACGGCGATTGGGAACAAGAGTTTGAGCTACTCATGCGTTCGGGCGTCGACGGGGTGTTCTGCGACCATCCCGATCTGGCTGTTCGAGTGCTGGGCTCGAACTCCCGAGCGAGTGTCAGCCCCTCACCGTAG
- a CDS encoding Bax inhibitor-1/YccA family protein yields MALDNPALSRNPALNGTANRTLSADELNRIYSQPSATPNRPGIDQPQQTSPQAPQIAGSDDPMTYEDTLAKTAGLFIILVATAVVGWTFPDVAFPAAIVGLGLGLWASFKRKPSVPLYIAYAAVQGLFIGGISYVFESMWDGIVTQAVLATLSVFAVVLLLFRSGKVRTSPKMTKIFIIAASGYLVFSLLNFALSMFQVPGFDTMFGARDITIAGIPLGVVIGILAILMASYSLVMDFEFVKNGVEARAPRVYGWTAAFGLMVTIIWLYVEFLRLIAIMRGNN; encoded by the coding sequence ATGGCGCTCGACAACCCGGCCCTCTCGCGCAATCCCGCGCTCAACGGAACCGCAAACCGTACCCTGAGTGCGGATGAGCTGAACCGCATCTACTCGCAGCCCTCGGCAACCCCCAACCGTCCGGGCATTGACCAGCCACAGCAAACCTCGCCACAGGCGCCGCAAATTGCGGGCAGCGACGACCCAATGACCTACGAAGACACCCTCGCAAAGACCGCGGGGCTCTTCATCATTCTCGTGGCAACTGCCGTCGTTGGATGGACCTTCCCCGACGTCGCGTTCCCAGCAGCAATCGTGGGCCTCGGGCTCGGGCTGTGGGCATCGTTCAAGCGCAAGCCTTCGGTTCCGCTCTACATCGCGTACGCGGCAGTGCAGGGCCTCTTTATTGGAGGCATCTCCTACGTTTTCGAAAGCATGTGGGACGGCATCGTTACGCAGGCCGTTCTTGCAACGCTCTCGGTCTTCGCCGTTGTTCTGCTGCTCTTCCGCAGCGGCAAGGTACGCACCTCGCCAAAGATGACCAAGATCTTCATCATCGCGGCAAGCGGTTACCTCGTTTTCTCACTGCTCAACTTTGCGCTGAGCATGTTCCAGGTTCCCGGCTTTGACACCATGTTTGGTGCTCGCGACATCACCATTGCCGGAATCCCGCTCGGCGTTGTCATCGGAATCCTCGCGATTCTCATGGCAAGCTACTCGCTCGTCATGGACTTCGAGTTTGTGAAGAACGGCGTTGAGGCCCGCGCGCCACGCGTATACGGATGGACCGCGGCCTTCGGCCTGATGGTCACCATCATCTGGCTCTACGTTGAGTTCCTGCGCCTCATTGCGATCATGCGAGGCAACAACTAA
- a CDS encoding DUF4190 domain-containing protein has product MDATDHHARKQLADPATPAEALADIAYDHPHLRPQIEAHPNVYPGLLDWLTEYGLPLTPVPTEVAVVPPAQRHAEAEAHHAAHAAAHLARVEERARAHHAREEERARPKNLAANTDHSAQPVSPVLPAAIQPHAPAAAAEHQLPSAGPAAAPPATTRFEAVPPAGNGPSAGTYPVVGPETTRFPSVPHDGPRRAGVPDTGNSQLPSFEKLLNQPHTVPFTGQQQVQTSKGRPQVRPDAPMNVYAVLAIIFCLGWLGIVFGLIAKSKIRATGERGWALAHWGIIIGTTFTVLAVLGVAAVFVLGLLGYTILR; this is encoded by the coding sequence GTGGATGCCACAGATCACCACGCGCGCAAACAACTTGCCGACCCGGCCACACCGGCCGAGGCCCTAGCGGATATCGCTTACGACCATCCACACCTACGGCCTCAAATCGAGGCCCACCCAAACGTTTACCCTGGCCTGCTCGATTGGCTTACCGAGTACGGGCTCCCGCTCACCCCTGTTCCAACAGAGGTCGCAGTAGTGCCTCCGGCGCAGCGCCATGCCGAGGCCGAAGCACATCATGCCGCCCATGCAGCAGCGCACCTGGCCCGCGTTGAAGAACGTGCACGAGCGCATCACGCCCGCGAAGAAGAGCGGGCACGTCCCAAGAACTTGGCCGCAAATACTGACCACTCCGCTCAGCCTGTATCACCCGTTCTCCCTGCTGCCATTCAGCCGCACGCTCCGGCCGCCGCCGCAGAGCACCAGCTTCCATCCGCTGGCCCCGCAGCTGCGCCGCCGGCGACCACCAGATTCGAAGCTGTTCCACCGGCTGGGAACGGGCCGTCTGCGGGTACATATCCGGTTGTAGGCCCTGAGACCACACGATTCCCCTCAGTACCCCACGATGGGCCTCGCAGGGCTGGAGTGCCGGACACCGGGAACTCGCAGCTACCGAGCTTCGAGAAACTGCTCAACCAGCCGCATACGGTACCGTTTACCGGTCAGCAACAGGTTCAGACCAGCAAAGGGCGACCCCAGGTACGTCCGGATGCGCCCATGAACGTGTACGCCGTTCTGGCCATTATCTTCTGCCTCGGATGGCTTGGAATCGTCTTTGGCCTCATTGCAAAGAGCAAAATTCGGGCAACCGGAGAACGTGGCTGGGCGCTAGCGCACTGGGGCATCATCATTGGAACGACCTTCACGGTTTTGGCGGTCCTCGGTGTCGCCGCAGTGTTTGTGTTGGGACTGCTTGGCTATACCATTTTGAGGTAG
- the guaA gene encoding glutamine-hydrolyzing GMP synthase, which produces MNTQPAAGPRPVLVVDFGAQYAQLIARRVREANVYSEIVPHTITAAEVAAKNPLGLVLSGGPSSVYAEGAPSLDPEVFNLGVPVLGICYGFQIMARTLGGTVSHTGEREYGATDATISHANVLVDELPTAQNVWMSHGDSVSEAPAGFTVLASTASTPVAAFAHDEKRLYGVQWHPEVKHSDYGQKLLENFLHRAAGIPNDWNPDNVIADQVASIQAQVGSGKVICGLSGGVDSAVAAALVHKAVGDQLVCVFVDHGLLRQDERRQVEEDYVTATGVRLVTVDAREQFLTALAGVTDPETKRKIIGREFIRTFEKAQADLIAEAKAEDGDPIKFLVQGTLYPDVVESGGGSGTANIKSHHNVGGLPEDLNFELVEPLRTLFKDEVRAIGRELGLPEVIVGRQPFPGPGLGIRIVGEVTAERLELLRAADAIAREELTAAGLDNEIWQCPVVLLADVRSVGVQGDGRTYGHPIVLRPVSSEDAMTADWTRLPYDVLARISNRITNQVPGVNRVVLDVTSKPPGTIEWE; this is translated from the coding sequence ATTAACACTCAACCCGCCGCCGGGCCACGCCCGGTTCTCGTCGTTGACTTTGGCGCGCAGTACGCTCAGCTCATTGCGCGACGCGTGCGCGAGGCAAACGTCTACTCAGAGATCGTGCCTCACACCATCACCGCAGCTGAGGTTGCGGCCAAGAATCCGCTCGGCCTTGTGCTGAGCGGAGGCCCGTCAAGCGTTTATGCTGAGGGCGCCCCTTCTCTTGACCCAGAGGTCTTTAACCTCGGCGTTCCTGTTCTCGGAATTTGCTACGGTTTCCAGATCATGGCCCGCACGCTCGGGGGCACCGTTTCCCACACCGGTGAGCGCGAGTATGGCGCTACCGACGCAACGATTAGCCACGCCAACGTTCTCGTTGACGAGCTGCCAACCGCGCAGAACGTCTGGATGAGCCACGGCGATTCGGTTTCAGAAGCGCCAGCAGGTTTCACCGTGCTCGCAAGCACGGCATCCACGCCTGTGGCTGCCTTTGCTCACGATGAAAAGCGGCTCTACGGCGTGCAGTGGCACCCTGAGGTCAAGCACTCTGACTACGGTCAGAAGCTGCTTGAGAACTTCCTGCACCGCGCGGCTGGGATCCCAAACGACTGGAATCCCGACAACGTCATCGCCGACCAGGTTGCTTCCATTCAGGCGCAGGTTGGTTCAGGCAAGGTCATCTGTGGCCTCTCTGGTGGCGTTGACTCGGCAGTTGCCGCAGCGCTTGTGCACAAAGCTGTCGGCGACCAGCTCGTGTGTGTCTTTGTTGACCACGGATTGCTTCGCCAGGACGAGCGCCGCCAGGTTGAGGAAGACTACGTCACCGCAACCGGCGTTCGTCTCGTGACAGTGGATGCTCGTGAGCAGTTCCTCACCGCCCTCGCTGGGGTTACCGACCCAGAGACAAAGCGCAAGATCATTGGCCGCGAGTTCATCCGCACGTTTGAGAAGGCCCAGGCCGATCTCATCGCCGAAGCTAAGGCCGAGGATGGCGACCCCATCAAGTTCCTTGTGCAGGGCACCCTGTATCCCGACGTTGTTGAGTCGGGCGGCGGAAGCGGCACGGCCAACATCAAGAGCCACCACAATGTTGGCGGGCTGCCGGAAGACCTCAACTTCGAACTCGTTGAGCCGCTCCGCACACTGTTCAAGGACGAGGTCCGCGCGATTGGCCGCGAGCTTGGTCTGCCAGAAGTTATTGTTGGTCGGCAGCCGTTCCCCGGACCGGGCCTTGGTATTCGCATCGTTGGTGAGGTCACCGCCGAGCGCCTTGAGCTGCTCCGCGCTGCTGACGCGATCGCTCGTGAAGAACTCACGGCAGCTGGACTCGACAACGAGATCTGGCAGTGCCCTGTTGTGCTTCTCGCCGACGTCCGCTCTGTTGGTGTGCAGGGCGATGGCCGCACCTACGGACACCCAATCGTGCTTCGTCCCGTTTCGTCGGAAGACGCGATGACGGCCGACTGGACCCGCCTTCCCTACGACGTGCTCGCACGTATCTCAAACCGCATCACGAACCAGGTGCCAGGGGTGAACCGAGTTGTGCTCGACGTCACCTCGAAGCCGCCGGGAACGATCGAATGGGAGTAA
- a CDS encoding DUF3817 domain-containing protein gives MALEPRPSDYPRIRKALTFYKVTSVITGVMLLLLCAEMLLKYVMHYEIFAFGPNGILTLEHLEMTADGSLENSMTSGVNVSTGILIAHGWFYVLYLFGDFRLWSLMRWPFTKFLLIAAGGVVPFLSFVMEVRVAREVTAFLDEKEGALATTPDNAAAAEKQTTPDTAPTTSVEETH, from the coding sequence ATGGCTTTAGAACCCCGCCCGAGCGATTACCCGCGTATTCGCAAGGCTCTGACCTTCTACAAGGTCACCTCGGTGATCACCGGAGTTATGCTCCTCCTGCTGTGCGCCGAGATGTTGCTCAAATACGTGATGCACTACGAGATTTTTGCGTTTGGACCAAACGGCATTCTCACGCTTGAACACCTTGAGATGACCGCTGATGGCTCGCTTGAGAACAGCATGACAAGCGGTGTCAACGTGTCAACCGGCATTCTCATCGCCCACGGCTGGTTCTACGTGCTCTACCTGTTTGGTGACTTCCGGTTGTGGAGCCTCATGCGCTGGCCATTTACCAAGTTCTTGCTGATCGCTGCCGGCGGCGTTGTGCCGTTCCTCTCGTTCGTGATGGAGGTTCGTGTGGCCCGTGAGGTCACCGCCTTCCTCGACGAGAAGGAGGGCGCACTCGCGACTACGCCTGACAACGCTGCAGCAGCAGAAAAACAGACCACCCCCGATACCGCTCCGACTACTTCCGTGGAGGAAACCCATTAA